Below is a genomic region from Carassius carassius chromosome 50, fCarCar2.1, whole genome shotgun sequence.
agcagcaaatcattatatcagaatgatttctgaagatcatgtgacactgaagactggaggaatgatgtttTGATCGTagaaatgaattacagttgaacgatttattttaaatttataagttatttaaaattgtaatgatatttcacaatttgactattttttttatgtatctttgatcaaatcaatgcagccctgatgagcagaaaagacttATTTCCTGTAGATTTGAAATATGCCTGGATGATTTCAGCCTTGTTTTCCACTGTGAGAATACCTGCATGTCAATGTGCTCTTCTCCATCTGACAGCATGTGAAGGATAAGTTCTGGAACTTCGTCTTCTACAAGTTCATCTTCATCTTCGGCGTGCTGAACGTGCAGCGGGTGGAGGAGGTGGTGCTGTGGTGTCTGTGGTTCTCCGTGCTCATCTTCCTGCATCTGATGGTGCAGCTCTGCAAAGACCGCTTCGAATATGTGAGTCTTCACCACATCAATAAACACTAGTGTTCATGAAGAGTGGAAGCTTTTATTTATAGAAATACTATTAGACAAATTCATTCAGGAAGCCTTTTACTTTACATCACATACTCTGatcatttcctgttttttttacaaatattaccaTTTGTTTAACTGCCaatgtaatgataataaaaaaaaagaaatatcactttataaatcataaatgcaagatttattttggcaaatctgagtaTGGTtgatatattaatgtatatttttattagctCAGAATATTTGATAATTGACCTTCTTTCCCTTCCTTTCTTACTTCATGTTTTCCCCTTATTTACGGTCTCATTCATTTCCTTCATTTGACCGAACTTCTTCCTTTCCTATATCCTTTTcttcttccttcctttctttccttctttaccTTTTAATTTATTCCACCCTTGCTTTATTCATGTTTcctttacttccttcttttaatCCATCTTTTGTTACCGGATTACTTCTTTCCCTCTTTCATTCATGTTTTCTATCTTAATGCCCTTATTTCTTCATGGTTTTCTCTAACTTCCTTCCCCCTGTCCTCGCTGTTTCCTTGCCTTTTTTATTGACTTCCTCCCCTTTCTTCCTTTATCTATTTTTCTCCTTTAATTTCCGTCTTGATTTCTTTCTTGCTTCCTTCCGTTCCTGCTTCCTCTCCTTCCTCCACACTTATTTACGTCCTCCCCTCCCTTGTCCTTTTCTTCCTTATTTACCTTCCTtctctccctccgtcatctctcCTTCCTCGTTCATGTGTTTCTGTGTTGTGTTGTTCTCCGGGGCAGCTGTCGTTTTCTCCCACCACTCCGATGGTCAGTCACGTGCGAGTGTTGGCTCTGCTGGGGTCTGTTTTGGCGTGCTGTGGCGGTCTGGCAGTGCTCTGCGCTCTGGTCGGGCATCTTCACGGCATGCACACTGTCGCTTTCATGGCAGCTGAGGTAAGAACACTTCACAAACCTTTGTAGCGGCTGTGAGCAGGACTCATCACAAGCCCCTGCTGAATGAACCCAAACCTTGTCTCCTGTCCTGCAGTGTTTGCTGGTGACGGTGCGCGCAGGACACGTCATCATACGGTGTGTGCTCGGTCCAGAATACGCTCAGATTTGTTCATTGTGAGGGAGGAGGAGCGTGAATCTGAAGGTTTCGATCTGTTGTTTACAGGTACTCCATTCACTTGTGGGACCTGAACCATGAGGGGACCTGGGAGAACAAGAGCTCATATATCTACTACACAGACTTCACCATGGAGTTAACCCTCCTCTGTCTGGACCTGATGCATCACATCCACATGCTGGTGAGAAACAAACTCAAGACTGGACATTACAGGAATAAGTGATTGATGAATCTGGCCTGATGGGACTCATTGGACTCTTataatggtgcgttcacaccagatgcTAATGATGCATTAAGCGCGAATGATTTAATTTAGTGAGTTAATGCAAAGACACGAATAGAAATCCTGCGGCACGTTTCGCGCGAATCAGGCAGCGCGAAAGTCACGGTTCGCACGATAGACGCGGGCCGAATTGAGCATTTCGGGCGTTTTGAAGCGTGAAACGCGCATGTTTAAAAATCTTAACTTTGGTGAAATTTCGCACCACGTTACCCAATCAGGAGCTTGCTGTAGTAATGACGTGATTACGACACAGCGAGCGGATACATGAGCACGGAGATCCCACTGATCGCATGGAGCTGACCGCCTCCAGAATCAGCGAGACACGCTTTTAAAttggcgctgtctttataaataaaccgcatatttgagtttccGAATAAATGGTCATATTGAAATCACAttgctgcatgaactcaaccgGCAGAAGCCCATCCCATGGCGCAAATTCACGTCTGTTGTGAAGTGAATTTCACGCACGTATGAAGCAAATAAACTCAAAGTGTTCAAGCGTCCAACTTTGCGTGAATAGCACGATTTATTCGCACAAGTCGCttctggtgtgaacgcacagttagAGTCCCGAGACTGACATAATGTTCACTGATCCATCAGAAGCTGTTTACAGTCATGACCTTGATTTGACCCATCAGTCGCAAACATCCTCAATGCCAGTGGCATACATGATCTCTCTTTTCACATCTGTGTTTCATCTTAGGATTTTGAAGAATTCACAGTACCTTTATGATCGTGTATTCTTGTTTCCCTTGCAGCTCTTCGGGAACATCTGGTTGTCCATGGCTAGTCTTGTGATCTTTATGCAACTGCGCTATCTCTTTCACGAGGTGCAAAGAAGAATTCGCCGCCATAAAAACTACTTGCGTGTTATTGACAATATGGAGGCCAGGTGAGGAGCTGAATGCCCTTCAGACTTACCAATATAACAACTGAATTTCTACAGGAGTTGAATTATATCGCACAACTGTGAAGTAGAGATGCTGAAGTAGATAACCTGTGGCATAATGGGTTACGTTTGTGGCTAGTAACCCGACGTGTGCACAAGATATCACCTTTGAAAAGAGATCTTATAAGCTGATACATGACTACAGTCACATTGTTATAGCTAATAAGGCTAACTATCCAGGTCATGTTTCCCTGCACAATTGGAAATTATAGAAAATTATACCTGTCATACCAATAgattttctgaattgctaaattATTTGCACCCCCCAGCTCAAATTCTCAATGAAATTGTAATGTGAATTTCATTATTGTAATTTACCAGCTGTTTATACAGTTGAAATAATTAcaacttaatataaaaaaatcctactgaccccgaacatttgaacattagttattttatttatttgtacattgtTTACTGAATATAATTTATGCTGATTTTGATAAATATATTCAGACAAGGTGATTTTCATTACTGTATTAGAGactgccatttttatttttttttattttttttacagattgttCATGTTAAGAgacttaattgtcatgaaaataattaatttccacaATGCAAAAGTCGTTGAAGTTGTAAACAAGCTTCATGTGTCTGATATATTCCAGTGTGTTATCCGATGTGTGTTATGAATCAGAAGTGGCTGATGAAAAGCAGATGGTGTGTGTTGACATGAACTCCTCTCCTTGTGCAGGTTTGCTGTGGCAACGCCTGATGAGCTGCTGGCTAATAACGATGATTGTGCCATCTGCTGGGATTCAATGACTACAGCACGCAAGCTGCCCTGTGGACATCTTTTCCATAAGTGAGCTATAACCCAATATTGTCAGCACTCTAGTCTTCTAATACTTCAAACGTTAGTCTGACCATATCGTTTATGTCCAGTTCCTGTCTGCGCTCTTGGCTGGAGCAGGACACTTCCTGTCCCACGTGCCGTATGtcactgaacattaatgaaggcgtgagagagagagacgaggGCCAGAGGGTGCCGCTGGATGATAACATGGCCGCTGGACCGGGAACAGAGGCCCGGCCGCACCTCAACCAGCACAACCACTTCTTCCACTTCGATGGTGAGCCGTCTCTTTACACATTCATGCAAAATCCAGACCATTTAtgtgtggtgacccatactcagaattcatgctctgaatttaacccatccaaagtacacacacacagagcagtgaacacacacacacacacacacacagagcagtgaacacacacacacacacacacacagagcagtgaacacacacacacacacacagagcagtgaacacacacacagacagagcagtgaacacacacacacacacacacacacagcagtgaacgcacgcacacacacacacacacacagcagtgaacacacacacacagcagtgaacacacacacacacacagcagtgaacacacacacacacacacacagcagtaaacacacacacacacacacagagcagtaaacacacacacacacacacacacacagcagcgaacacacacacacacagcagtgaacacacacgcacacacacacacagcagtgaacacacacgcacacacacacagcagtaaagacacacacagagcagtgaacacacacgcacacacagagcagtgaacacacacacacacacacagagcagttaacacacacacacacacacagagcagtgaacacacacacagagcagtgaacacacacacacacacagacagagcagtgaacacacacacacacacacacacagcagtgaacacacacgcgcgcacacacacagcagtgaacgcacacacacacacacacacacacagcagtgaacgcacacacacacacacacagcagtgaacgcacacacacacacacacagcagtgaagacacacacacacacacacacacagcagtgaagacacacacacacatacacacacagcagtaaacacacacacacacacacacagcagtaaacacacacacacacacacacacacacacacacagagcagtgaacacgcacacacacacacacacacagcagcgaacacacacacacacacagcagtgaacacacacagagcagtgaacacacacacagcagtgaacacacacacacacacacacacacacacagcagtgaacacacacacacagagcagtgaacacacacacacacacacagagcagtgaacacacacacagagcagtgaacacacacacacacacacacacacacacacacagagcagtgaacacaaacacacacacacacacacacacacacacagagcagtgaacacacagagcagtgaacacacacacacacacacacacagacagagcagtgaacacacacacagcagtgaacacacacacacacacacacagacagagcagtgaacacacacacagcagtgaacacacacgcacacacacacacagcagtgaacgcacacacacacacacacacacacagcagtgaacgcacacacacacacacacacacacagcagtgaacgcacacacacacacacacagagcagtgaacacacacacacacagcagcgaacacacacgcacacacagcagtaaacacacacacagagcagtgaacacacacacacacacacagcagtgaacacacacacacacacacagcagtgaacacacacagcagtgaacacacacacacagcagtgaacacacacacacacacacagcagtgaacacacacacacacagcagtgaacacacacacacacacacacagcagtgaacacacacacacagcagtgaacacaaacacacacacacacacacagcagtgagcacacacacacacacacacacacacagcagtgagcacacacacacacacacacacacacagcagtgagcacacacacacacacacacacacacacacagcagtgaacacacacacacacagcagtgaacacacacacacacacacacacacacacacacagcagtgaacacacacacacacacagcagtgaacacacacacacacacagcagtgaacacacacacacacacagcagtgaacacacacacacacacagccgtgaacacacacacacacacacacacagcagttaacacacacacacacacacacaaacacacacacacacacagcagtgagcacacacacacacacacacacagcagtgaacacacacacacacacacacacagcagtgaacacacacacacacacacacatacaggagtgaacacacacacacacacacacacacatacaggagtgaacacacacaggaggagtcaaactctctaaccactaggccacgacttccccactaa
It encodes:
- the LOC132133525 gene encoding E3 ubiquitin-protein ligase AMFR-like isoform X1, which gives rise to MPLLFLERFPWPSLQTYTVLSTFLLAGSMLSAYSSVRDSESEDPQRAPEEDIRPDSVLTHVLMYLITDSLSVWVMVNSACCILMLIAKVIQCIVFGPLRVSEKQHVKDKFWNFVFYKFIFIFGVLNVQRVEEVVLWCLWFSVLIFLHLMVQLCKDRFEYLSFSPTTPMVSHVRVLALLGSVLACCGGLAVLCALVGHLHGMHTVAFMAAECLLVTVRAGHVIIRYSIHLWDLNHEGTWENKSSYIYYTDFTMELTLLCLDLMHHIHMLLFGNIWLSMASLVIFMQLRYLFHEVQRRIRRHKNYLRVIDNMEARFAVATPDELLANNDDCAICWDSMTTARKLPCGHLFHNSCLRSWLEQDTSCPTCRMSLNINEGVRERDEGQRVPLDDNMAAGPGTEARPHLNQHNHFFHFDGSRIASWLPSFSVEVMHTTSILGIAQANNSQLNAMAHQIQEMFPQVPYHLVLQDLQLTRSVEVTTDNILEGRIQVPFPTQTVERTPIQINTSPEDSAGASSSSEVAAPEVEDFEVRGSRFSKSADERQRMLMQRKEELLQRARRRYLHKKTDEGDVFSAPAADNDDAMPSMEDEDSDSLTLRRRRMAAAAERRMQRNEPL
- the LOC132133525 gene encoding E3 ubiquitin-protein ligase AMFR-like isoform X2; amino-acid sequence: MPLLFLERFPWPSLQTYTVLSTFLLAGSMLSAYSSVRDSESEDPQRAPEEDIRPDSVLTHVLMYLITDSLSVWVMVNSACCILMLIAKVIQCIVFGPLRVSEKQHVKDKFWNFVFYKFIFIFGVLNVQRVEEVVLWCLWFSVLIFLHLMVQLCKDRFEYLSFSPTTPMVSHVRVLALLGSVLACCGGLAVLCALVGHLHGMHTVAFMAAECLLVTVRAGHVIIRYSIHLWDLNHEGTWENKSSYIYYTDFTMELTLLCLDLMHHIHMLLFGNIWLSMASLVIFMQLRYLFHEVQRRIRRHKNYLRVIDNMEARFAVATPDELLANNDDCAICWDSMTTARKLPCGHLFHNSCLRSWLEQDTSCPTCRMSLNINEGVRERDEGQRVPLDDNMAAGPGTEARPHLNQHNHFFHFDGSRIASWLPSFSVEVMHTTSILGIAQANNSQLNAMAHQIQEMFPQVPYHLVLQDLQLTRSVEVTTDNILEGRIQVPFPTQINTSPEDSAGASSSSEVAAPEVEDFEVRGSRFSKSADERQRMLMQRKEELLQRARRRYLHKKTDEGDVFSAPAADNDDAMPSMEDEDSDSLTLRRRRMAAAAERRMQRNEPL